CAGACGTACCGGCTCGCCAGTCGCACCTTTAGCCAGCTTATCACTGGGGATACTTTCCATTCGTGGTGCAATATCAATATGTGCCCATGGCACATTCTTAGGTGCAAAGAATGACAAAAACGTCGCACCTTCAATCGTGCCACCAAAACGGGAAAAGTTAGCAGCAATGTTACTTACATCTGCACGACTGCTTTTGATGTGCTGCTTGTACTCATCCCACAACGGTAGCGGCCAGACTAGATCTCCACTTTCCTCACCAAAATCACGCAACTTCCGCTCTAACTCCTCATCCTTGGTCATAATCGCACTAGCGTGTTGACCAAGTGCCACCAAAGCCGCGCCTGTTAAGGTCGCTACATCGAGGATAACTCGCGGATTGTAGCGCTCTGAGTACGTCAATCCATCCGCCAACACCATTCGCCCCTCCGCATCAGTGTGAAGGACTTCTATCGTCTTTCCGTTCATGGCGGTCACTATATCTCCGGCCCGCATCGCATCATCAGAGACTGAGTTTTCAGCCGCTGGTACAATCGCTACTATATTTTTCTTAAGGCCGAGTTTGGCAGCACAAGCGATTGCCGCCAACACAGTTGATCCACCGGTCATGTCCATATGCATATCATGCATCCCGCCTGATGGCTTTACATTAAGCCCACCAGTATCATAAGTGATCCCCTTACCCACCAAAACAGCCGGTTGTTTATCCTTTTCCACCTTCTTACCTGACACCTTACCAGCTCCCCAGTACTCAGCCACAATCAGCTTAGTTTCACTCTTTGTCCCTTGCCCTACCGCCAGTAGAGAACCCATCTTGAGCTTCTTAAGTTCTTTTTCTCCAAGTACCTTTACTATAAGCTTAGTACCTTTAGCCAGCTGCTTAGCTGCTTCACCTAAATGAGTCGGGGTCATGTCACAGGCTGGAGTATTAGTAATCTCGCGCGCCTTGTTTACATACTCACCCACTACTAAACCTCGTGCCAAACCAGTCTTAGCAGCAGTGGTATCAAGACCAGAGATAACTACTTCCTTCAATGCTCTTTTGCTTTTACTCTTAGTCTTATAGGTGTGAAATTCATAATCCGCCAACAAAATGTTTTCGGCCAGAGTTGACGCTAACCAATCATCCCCAAGTACTTGGAGCTCCGAAAACGATTTCAGTATAGAAAAGTCTATTGTTAAATATTCAACCTGATGAGACTTAGCCCCTCGAACAATAGACCGAACTAGTGTCCTGTAAGTACGTGGTGTTACCTTGCCAAATTTCCCTACTCCCATTCTATATTCAAGTATTCCACTAGAAGTCTCAACCAAACGCTGATAAGTGACTGATTCTTCAGTTAAAACTAGACATACATATTTTTCTGGTAATTCTTTTAAACCTTCTTTCGCAATGGTGACATTTAACATATGAATAACAGTATATTTTATTTATAGTATCAATTCAAATTATGCTAGTTTTTTACAATATGGGCACCTGTGCTGACTAAAATCAAGTAAAATAAAGAAAATAACGGAGGTATCACCTTAAAGAGTATCGGTGAGCGACAACAAAAAGGTCGTTCCTCGGTTATTTTCTAAAGAAATTAATTAGCACAGGTGCCTGTGAGATTAATTGACATCATGACAAGATAGTTTATTAACAGTTTTTATCATTTACTTATAAAATATACAGGTGTACTATTTATAAGGGTTAAGAACTAACAACTTACAGAACTCTCCTAAAATAACGATGAATGACGAGGCCCTTTATCAGCGCTGTCCAATAGCGCTGATTTTTTATTTTTGTGAAATTTGACATTTATTAAATATGTTTTATACACAGGTTTGTCTAGTGACAAATTAAACTAAACTGCTATACTCACCAGTGGCCCGCTCTTTTGTATTTTTTGTTTTTGAGCGCGCCTGATTTTAAATTTGTTAAATTTAAGGAGATTCTCAAATGGATCAAGCACAGCAAAGTACAGGACAACAAACCGGCCAAACACCAATCGTGAAAAAAGATGGTGACCAGGATCAAACGCAAATTGAGACAAGTGGTCGTGGTGAAGACAGCACAGGTTCTGTACGCAGCAAAAAGCTGCAGTAACCTCCGCCTTTGTTGAAAGGACGAACCCAAAAGACCCAGCAATACTTTATGTATTCGCTGGGCATTTTATTTATATTAGAAAACGCCGTCAGCTAGTCTAGACGGCGTTTTTATTTACATAAACATCCCTTACTATTTCTTCTTATCTACACTGATTCCTAGCTCTAGCAGTTGCTCTATCTCGAGTGACTTGGGTCCGTTCATTACAGCCGTTTGTCCTTTGCGGGTCATTGGAAAGGCTTGTACCTCACGCAGGGCTTCCTCACCGGTCAGGTTCATAACATTTCGTTCGACCCCAAGAGCGATTCCACCATGTGGCGGTGTACCATACTTAAAGGCTTCAAGCATGTGTCCAACCTTATCTTGCATTTCCTCTTCGCTGTTACCCATTATCTTGTAGACCGCCTCTAGTATCTCTGGCTTATGAGCCCTGATACTACCTCCGCCAGCTTCGTATCCGTTACACACCAAGTCGTACTGTGTGGTGAGTATCTTATCTATGTTTTCACCTTTAAGTAGCCACTCTAGATGCTCAGCTTTTGGCATCGAGAATGGGTTGTGTGAGAAGGTCCAAGTACCTTTGTCGGTCTTTTCAAAAAAAGGAAAATCAACCACCCAAGCATAAGCGAGAACACCGTTTTTCTTATCTTCTTCAGTTCTAAGATCAAACTTATCATCACCATATTTTTCTATCGAGTCAGCGTAGGTCACGACCGGGAAAGGCTTATGCTTTATGGTGTAGCCCATTGACTCCACTACAGAAGTAATCATGTCTTCGATTGTCCTCATCACATCATTTCGCTCTACAAACGACATCTCAACATCAATCTGAGTATGCTCATAGCCTCGGTCAGCTCGCAAATCTTCATCTCGAATCGCGCGCGCAATCTGCACATACCGCTCAAACCCGGCCGTCATCAACATTTGCTTATATTGTTGTGGTGACTGCGGTAGGGCGTAGAATTGCCCTGGATTATGACGACTTGGCACCACAAAGTCTCGCGATCCTTCCGGAGTTGACTCAGTCAATATCGGCGTTTCAATCTCCACAAAATCCTGATCCATAAGGAAGTTGCGACAGCGACGCACGAACTCGCTACGAATTCTGATATTCTTTTGCATACGCTCGGTACGCAAGTCTAGATAGCGATACTTCAATCGTACCTCTTCATCTTTATTAATAGAATCTTCACCCAGATCAAACGGTGGCGTATCAGACTCGGCCAAGACATCAATGCCAGTAATCTCAAGTTCAATGTCACCATTTTGTACCCCCTCTTTAACCATCTTTTCAGGCCGCTTATTTACTTTTCCAGTCACAGCTACCACATATTCTGACTTTAGTTCTTTAGCTATTTCTAGTACTTCTGGCTTACCAAAAACCACCCCTTGCACTTTGCCGCTACGATCACGAAAATCAAAGAAAGCCATCTTCCCTTGCAAGCGAGCCACATCAACCCACCCCTTAATCGTTACCTCTTTGTCTATATGTTCACTAAGTGAACCAATGAGAATTCTTTCCATAATAATTTACTTGAAGCTAGGAACAGAAAACCGCCCCTATTACTTATTATTTACAATTTATAAATAATATAGGGGCGGTTTCTTTAAACCGCGGTGCCACCCTATTTCCTAGTTATCACCTCTGACAACTAGGCACTTAAGTGATACGCGTGTCGAGCGTTAGACGGAGGGTTCTACTTGGAGTTTTAAGGAGCGCGCGAAGCGCGCTCCTTAAACCCCGTTCTTCCCTCACCTCAGCGGTAGTCAGCCGCTTCATTGGCTTATTCATAATATATAACAAATGATACCATTTTGCTACCTTTTTAATTGATAAAAGTTAGAGCCTGTGATTTTGTCACAGGCTCTAAAAAATTAGGCAGGTAAGGTCTCAACTTCCGCGTTTACCTTGGGAAATAGTTTCAACAGCCGCTCCAACACTCCAGATAGACTTGAAGGAATTTCGGTTTTTATGAACCAGGTAATTTTGACATTTTGACTCGGTAAAATTTCTTTTTGACTATCAATCGAGGCAAGAACACTCACCAAAAGAAGTAAGTTGATTGGAGCAACAGCATTATATGGCAGTTCAATAGGTTGACCACATATTTCTATAGGTAGTTTACTGAATTCTTCTACAATCTGATCTGGCACATTAATCCCCCCTACTTGATGCAAAATGTAATTAGACAAGGCTTTTAGGTCCTGAAATTCAGTTGCCACAGCCTCCACAGTTGACTCCACCTCTATGTTTGATTCATGACTAAAGTACCACAACATTACTTTCGGATTTTTTTTAACAAATTCTCTCAGTTTATTAAAATCAAAAGAACCTGTACATAGTAATATACTTTGACAATCAGTCATTTTGCCTCCCCATTCTATGTTTAATCGGAAAAAGAACAGATTTTAAAGTTTTGCTGATAAGTTTATACTGTATTTTAAAAAATAGTCAACCAAAAGCTGTTTGGTACCTGTGCTAATTAAAATCAAGTAATACAAAGGAGATAACGGAGATGCGACCTGTTTAGAGTTTTAATCCGATCACTTCCCGCACCCTATCCATAGTTTGTCCCGATATCTTTTGTGCTTTTTCTACTCCCTCGGCCAAAACATTTTTTACTTGTGCATCACTTATACCGTCTCTTTTTTCTCGCATTGGTGCAACCAGAGCCTCGATATCGGCAAATAATAATTCCTTCAAGACCTTGTACTTGCCTTTGTTTTCCTCATACAAAGCATCAAGATCAACTATGTCTTTACCAGTAGCTTCATGAACAACTTTGTGGATACTGTAGACATTTTCCGGACGATCACCAGTAGAATCTGTCACTATGCCCATCACCGCTTTTTTAATTTCTTCCGAAGAGCCAAATAACGGAATAGTGTTTTTATAACTCTTGCTCATCTTTTGTCCGTCCGTTCCCGGCACCACCCCCACCCCTTTCACAATCATTTCTTTTGGTTCTTTCAAGACGTCCCCGTAGGTGTTATTAAACTTAGTCACCGCCTCGCGAGTATACTCAATATGCTGTCTCTGATCTTCGCCCACCGGCACTAAATCGGTATCGTAAAGCACAATGTCTCCAGCCATCAGCATTGGATAAGTAAATAGTCCCGCATTTGCTTCAAGACCTTTAGCAACTTTATCTTTGTATGAATGAGCCTGCATCAAAAACGGCACTGTTACCATGCAGTTCAGTACCCAACCCATTTCCGTATGATCCGGATTGTCAGACTGTCTAAAAAGTGTAACTTTGTTCGGATCAACTCCCGCTGCCAGATAGTCACGAACAATTTGGTAAACGTTATCACGCAACGTCTTTGCATCCTTAACAGAGGTCAAAGCATGGTAATCAGCTACCATTAAGAAGACTTCATTATTTTCATCATTCGTTAGATCAACCAGTGGTTTCAAAGCCCCGAAGTAATTACCAATATGCAAAACTCCCGAAGGCTGGAGTCCAGTTAAAATACGCTTTTTTGCCATGATTAGATTATACTACCAGAAAAGCTCAGGTGCTCAAAACCAAAACATTTAAGAAGCGGCAACTCAAGCACAAACTTAGATCCTTTCCCTTCACCTTCTGAAGACGCTGTAATAGTACCACCCATTGCTTCAATGATCTTAAGAGCCATATAAAGACCCAGACCGGTCCCTTGAATATTTACCTTGTGCGCATTATCGGCTCGCTCAAATTTTTGGAAGATGGTATTTAAAGTTTTTTCACTCATACCAATACCAGTATCAATCACCTCTACGTAAATCCTTTTTTTAACTTGGTCATCACGCACCAAAACATTAACACTGCCTTTGGGGGTATACTTTAGTGAATTATTGATTAAGTTATGAATTGCCTGCACCACCTTTCCAACATCAGCGTTTACAATACCGCTCGTGGTCATATCTGTTTTAAACATGAGTAACAACCCACGTTTAATAGCTTCCTGGCGTGAGTCGTTGGCAATACGCTCCACCTCATTACGTAGATTAAAATCAACCTTCTCGTATTTCATATTGCCAGACTCAATCCTAGATACGTTTAAGTATTCCTCTATTGACTGCGTCATCAATCTGGCTGATTGGTAAATACGCTCAGTCGATTCTTTTGCCTTGGCTGGCAATTTACCAAAACCACCCTCACGAAGCATTGAAGCGTAGCCACTAATAACAGTGAGCGGACTGCGTAGCTGATGGGACGCAATTGAGACAAACTCAGACTTTTGCTTGTCCAGCTCACGCAAGCGGGTGTTGGCCTGCTTGAGCCGCTTGGCCAAACGTTCGATCTCTTGGCGCTGCCTAATCTCACGCCTTATCGATTTAATCAACGCATAACCGAAGATGAATAAGAAAAATAAAGTTACAGACACAATAACTTGAACAATTTCAATCTTCCTAATAAATAAAAGAGAGAAAACAAAAATCCAGAGCCCTATCACCAAAGCAACAGGGGCGGCCAAGTTTACATTAAAGGCTTTATATTTTACACTCGTAAAAGCAATCGAAAACATAAAGGCTACCATACCAAACAACCCATACATCTCTAACCTAGAATCTGGTAATATACCTAAATTAACCAAATATGTTATTAGAAAAACTATTGAAAAGAATAGAAATAAAAATAACTCTATACCAATTCCCACATATAGGATTTGCTTCTTCACATCTTCCTCCACCTCTCTCCTATACCCATTAACCATCAAAACAAGAACCCAGACCATGGCAAGAACCCCAAGTAAAGTGTAGTACACCTTATAAGCGATCCCTTCAAAAGCAAATGAATCGCAGTTTGTTAAATCAAAACCGCTAACACTTAAATCGGTAGGTGCAAACAAAAACAAAGGAAGGAGCAATAGAGTAAATGCAACTTTGTAGGAAAATGGAACGTCTTTTTTATTTAAAAATACGTAAACAAAATATATACAAAGAATAGATACCAAGCCAGCAAGTACACCAAACAAAGGCCAAATAAAAGCTATAATCTCAGCATTAATGATAGTCCACGCAATTAAACTTATAGTTATCCAGGCAGAAAAACAAAGTGAGATAAACAGTAATAGTTTATTCAAAAGTGAGTGTCTATCATTAAAATACACATACAAACCTATTGATAGAAAGAGTAAAATTGTTGGTATGTGCGAATAGTACAACAATAAAGGAACATCAGAAGAGAAGATTAGATAGGTCGGTTCTGGATATAAATAGCAGATCATAATAAATCAATAAATTAAAAAAACATCATTGCGTATAACATTCGTTACTCAAGTCATTCTTATCACAATAAGTGATTACACAGTCACTGCCTTCAATATCACACAAAATTGATGTATCACACATAGAAGCGTTCTCACCACAAACTTCAGACAAAACCCTGGCGTTACTTTCTACGTAATTGTAATAGTAATAGTATTCACAAAGATCGTCCTCACAGCCCACAAAACAGCTATTTATTTCAGGATTACAATCAGCTTCGTACAAAACTCGATAATCAAGAATTACAGCAAATCTATAATAAGATGCCCCAATAGCCAGGAGCAAAAAAATAAGTATTATGTAAAAAAAATAATTAGTTTTAAAGTGCATAATTGCTACACCCTATATTTCTCAGTATAGCAAGCTACTATACTAAAACACATAAAGTAATGCACAACACTAAAACAACAGCAATATGTATGTGCCTATACCAGTTATAAATATAGCCAGTAGTTTTTGAAAAATGTATTTAACATGAATATTTTCTACAGAGATTTTTCGGAAAAATATAGTCAGGATAATTCCTATTATTAAAACAAAAATTGACTGAAAAGACTGAGTTAACAATATTAAAGATATCGGAGCCAACATATAAGCAAACGCAAACACTGCATTACCAGACATATACAGAACTTCATTGAGAACGTTTAGAGAAATAATGGCTCTGGAATTTTGTTTAAAAGCGGTAATAAAATGCTTGCGATACTCCTTTATAAATATAAATATTCCTACACCTATTACTGTTAGCATTAAGTGCTCCCAAAACAAGGATTTAATAACATTCTCCTCCAATGCAACATACTTAAAGATAACAGAACCTAAAGCCCAGAAAAACGAGGCTGCTGTCATCAAAGCTATGGTTTTCTTTCTAAGTTTAAAATTATTTTCACTGTCTATCTCTATAGAGATAATAGAGGTACCAAAAATAATAATAGCCATTGCAAGCAGCTGCGTAGTAGTTAGCTGCTCTCCTAATACAAAATATCCAAGTATGTATCCAAAAACAGGAACTAGTTGGTAAAATACAATAGTTATCGACGCCTCATCGTCCTTTAGGGCCAAGAAGTAGAATAGTAAAACCAGTATGTTTAAAACACTAACCACCGAAAGTGCTACAGCACTCTTTAAATCCACAGAAAGAACAGTAGGGTCAAGTGTGAACAAGATCGGTAAAGCCAAAATCGATAACAGGGACGAAAAAAGCAGTAATGTTCCTACCCCGCTAACTTTGAAGTACTTCTCTAACAATATTTTATCAAGATGATTTGTTAGAGCATATAAAAAGGGGCCAATTAGGGCAATAAAAAACCAAGTCATAATTTATGTTTGCATTATTTTATACTTTTTTAAAAAATCAACTGGTCTATAACTGAGCTTATTTGATCTCAATCCTTTAACCCCAAGATCCTGTTCCCAATTCCAATAGACAACTGAATTTTTGTGCAGATATTCAGCAATCTTTTCATTCATAAACTCATAAATACCGCGGTAAGTTATATCAGCCTTAACAAAGTGGGATGTTGCATAACCAGCAACAAGAATTTCGTCTATGCTGAAGGCTCTAATTTTACCATCAAGAGTTAATGTAGAAATGACTATATTCTCATCTCTACGTAATGTATCCACAAGTCTTTTAAGTCCAATCTTCTCTTGTAATTTAGCATCGCTCTTACCATTGGAGATCTTATTTTTTTCCCAATCCTCTACTAACAACAAAAGGCGATTAACATCTCCTATATCATCATATCTAAAGACCTCAAAGACCGCATCTGGATTATTGTTTAAAAAAATTCTTGATAAATGCTTTTTTGTTTTATACTTGCGACCCTCTAGATACGATAACTCGGACACGTCAAAAATGTAATCGAAATTATCGATATCTTCTTCGATGAGAAACTCTGTGTCTACCGGCAACTGATCTACAACCTCTTGTGGAACTAAGCTCAGGGTTGACGATAACCCTTCGGCTTTAGCCCAATTTATTAACGCTACTATTGTATTCTCAGTACTATTAGTACCCAGAAAAGACAAAAAGGGGTAATTGGTCTCGTAATCAGTGAAATATACAACCAGGTTACCATTGAGAACAGACACCTGCCTTTCGTTATTAATACTCCATGACCACAAACTAGTGAAATTAAAATCTGAATAAGGTTTATACCTATTGGTGTACGAATCAATCTCTGGCTTATCACTCAATTCTATTTTTTTAAAATTCGGAAACTGTGGAATCATTTTTACTGGAATTAGTAAATATTGTTTACCGGGTACTTTGTTCCTCTTTTTTGTATAAAGAATTCATAATCTTT
Above is a genomic segment from Candidatus Nomurabacteria bacterium containing:
- a CDS encoding leucyl aminopeptidase family protein, yielding MLNVTIAKEGLKELPEKYVCLVLTEESVTYQRLVETSSGILEYRMGVGKFGKVTPRTYRTLVRSIVRGAKSHQVEYLTIDFSILKSFSELQVLGDDWLASTLAENILLADYEFHTYKTKSKSKRALKEVVISGLDTTAAKTGLARGLVVGEYVNKAREITNTPACDMTPTHLGEAAKQLAKGTKLIVKVLGEKELKKLKMGSLLAVGQGTKSETKLIVAEYWGAGKVSGKKVEKDKQPAVLVGKGITYDTGGLNVKPSGGMHDMHMDMTGGSTVLAAIACAAKLGLKKNIVAIVPAAENSVSDDAMRAGDIVTAMNGKTIEVLHTDAEGRMVLADGLTYSERYNPRVILDVATLTGAALVALGQHASAIMTKDEELERKLRDFGEESGDLVWPLPLWDEYKQHIKSSRADVSNIAANFSRFGGTIEGATFLSFFAPKNVPWAHIDIAPRMESIPSDKLAKGATGEPVRLLVKFLESY
- a CDS encoding aspartate--tRNA ligase; the protein is MERILIGSLSEHIDKEVTIKGWVDVARLQGKMAFFDFRDRSGKVQGVVFGKPEVLEIAKELKSEYVVAVTGKVNKRPEKMVKEGVQNGDIELEITGIDVLAESDTPPFDLGEDSINKDEEVRLKYRYLDLRTERMQKNIRIRSEFVRRCRNFLMDQDFVEIETPILTESTPEGSRDFVVPSRHNPGQFYALPQSPQQYKQMLMTAGFERYVQIARAIRDEDLRADRGYEHTQIDVEMSFVERNDVMRTIEDMITSVVESMGYTIKHKPFPVVTYADSIEKYGDDKFDLRTEEDKKNGVLAYAWVVDFPFFEKTDKGTWTFSHNPFSMPKAEHLEWLLKGENIDKILTTQYDLVCNGYEAGGGSIRAHKPEILEAVYKIMGNSEEEMQDKVGHMLEAFKYGTPPHGGIALGVERNVMNLTGEEALREVQAFPMTRKGQTAVMNGPKSLEIEQLLELGISVDKKK
- the trpS gene encoding tryptophan--tRNA ligase, whose translation is MAKKRILTGLQPSGVLHIGNYFGALKPLVDLTNDENNEVFLMVADYHALTSVKDAKTLRDNVYQIVRDYLAAGVDPNKVTLFRQSDNPDHTEMGWVLNCMVTVPFLMQAHSYKDKVAKGLEANAGLFTYPMLMAGDIVLYDTDLVPVGEDQRQHIEYTREAVTKFNNTYGDVLKEPKEMIVKGVGVVPGTDGQKMSKSYKNTIPLFGSSEEIKKAVMGIVTDSTGDRPENVYSIHKVVHEATGKDIVDLDALYEENKGKYKVLKELLFADIEALVAPMREKRDGISDAQVKNVLAEGVEKAQKISGQTMDRVREVIGLKL
- a CDS encoding HAMP domain-containing histidine kinase, which codes for MNKLLLFISLCFSAWITISLIAWTIINAEIIAFIWPLFGVLAGLVSILCIYFVYVFLNKKDVPFSYKVAFTLLLLPLFLFAPTDLSVSGFDLTNCDSFAFEGIAYKVYYTLLGVLAMVWVLVLMVNGYRREVEEDVKKQILYVGIGIELFLFLFFSIVFLITYLVNLGILPDSRLEMYGLFGMVAFMFSIAFTSVKYKAFNVNLAAPVALVIGLWIFVFSLLFIRKIEIVQVIVSVTLFFLFIFGYALIKSIRREIRQRQEIERLAKRLKQANTRLRELDKQKSEFVSIASHQLRSPLTVISGYASMLREGGFGKLPAKAKESTERIYQSARLMTQSIEEYLNVSRIESGNMKYEKVDFNLRNEVERIANDSRQEAIKRGLLLMFKTDMTTSGIVNADVGKVVQAIHNLINNSLKYTPKGSVNVLVRDDQVKKRIYVEVIDTGIGMSEKTLNTIFQKFERADNAHKVNIQGTGLGLYMALKIIEAMGGTITASSEGEGKGSKFVLELPLLKCFGFEHLSFSGSII
- a CDS encoding EamA family transporter gives rise to the protein MTWFFIALIGPFLYALTNHLDKILLEKYFKVSGVGTLLLFSSLLSILALPILFTLDPTVLSVDLKSAVALSVVSVLNILVLLFYFLALKDDEASITIVFYQLVPVFGYILGYFVLGEQLTTTQLLAMAIIIFGTSIISIEIDSENNFKLRKKTIALMTAASFFWALGSVIFKYVALEENVIKSLFWEHLMLTVIGVGIFIFIKEYRKHFITAFKQNSRAIISLNVLNEVLYMSGNAVFAFAYMLAPISLILLTQSFQSIFVLIIGIILTIFFRKISVENIHVKYIFQKLLAIFITGIGTYILLLF
- a CDS encoding DUF2156 domain-containing protein produces the protein MSDKPEIDSYTNRYKPYSDFNFTSLWSWSINNERQVSVLNGNLVVYFTDYETNYPFLSFLGTNSTENTIVALINWAKAEGLSSTLSLVPQEVVDQLPVDTEFLIEEDIDNFDYIFDVSELSYLEGRKYKTKKHLSRIFLNNNPDAVFEVFRYDDIGDVNRLLLLVEDWEKNKISNGKSDAKLQEKIGLKRLVDTLRRDENIVISTLTLDGKIRAFSIDEILVAGYATSHFVKADITYRGIYEFMNEKIAEYLHKNSVVYWNWEQDLGVKGLRSNKLSYRPVDFLKKYKIMQT